One region of Cucurbita pepo subsp. pepo cultivar mu-cu-16 chromosome LG03, ASM280686v2, whole genome shotgun sequence genomic DNA includes:
- the LOC111791478 gene encoding E3 ubiquitin-protein ligase PRT6 → MDDMDIGSPSESAPLKPRDRILRRLAVLGVPDELLDQLFRGLVSFVKDNKFLIPQLVSAILPTDVEVVEVIRDAKAGSKKSLTGPTMKTQFRESMMWLQWLMFEGEPAYALKNLSKMSIGQRGVCGAVWGHNDIAYRCRTCEHDPTCAICVPCFQSGNHQDHDYSIIYTGGGCCDCGDATAWKREGFCSKHKGAEQIQPLPEEFVKSVGPILDALFTSWKNKLLSAEDISVEDPKLSDRVTEHKKVANELTFAVVEMLLDFCKYSESLLSFVSKRVISSAGLLDILVRLERLLNDSVVKKVHELLLKLLGEPIFKYEFAKVFLNYYPTVISEAIEDSSDHALKKYPLLPTFSVQIFTVPTLTPCLVEEMNLLSILLGCLEDIFISCVSEDGRLQVIKWSNLYETTIRVVEDVRFVMSHAVVPRYVIYEQQDILRTWLRLLTFVQGMDPQKRETGLHIEEENENVHLPFGLDHSVANIHSLLVKEAFSPANSSSREDTADAMSFQTYKQNVDDIDNVRHAKVGRLSQETAACNVLGKGSRSTSASRVDEVCLDKISPTIMWLTYECLKIIDSWLATESTYGSIPNMLDDSISLSPSCKSYSLRKTSAPSKMEKGKFIFEKLAKRSKYHIRQYSSRMYSGLQMSIDNEHGISCGEDSQLMDVTNDTVTDEDYAMEVDALHSLSSSAWPNIVYDVSSQDISIHIPLHRLLSLLLQKALGSCFSESVVLSATGASSSNLSSEYMDFFKSVLTDCHPYGFSSFVMEHPLRIKVFCAEVNAGMWRRNGDAALLSCELYRSIRWSEQCLELDLFLLQCCAAMAPPDLYVSRIIERFRLSDYISLNVERPSEYEPTLVQEMLTLIIQIVNERRFCGLTVAESLKRELIYKLAIGDATHSQLVKALPRDLSKCHQLQEILDTIAVYSNPSGFNQGMYSLHWKYWKELDLYHPRWSLRDLQVAEERYLRSCSVSALTSQLPKWTKTYPPFKGLARIATCKTVLQFVRAVLFYSVFTEKSTKSRAPDSVLLSALHLLALALDICFQQKESSDQSFYGPDSIPLLLFAAEEIDEGLAYGFGRQSLLSLLILLMKMHKKEGRENFLEAGSCNLSSLVESLLKKFSEVDSHCMGKVQQLAPEILGYLSESLPSSNSNRPSRSSDSEKRKAKARERQAAILEKMRAEQSKFLASVDASVDDDDPEFGQESEKPDVSVSAEQSETVCSLCHDSSSSVPISFLTLLQKSKLVSLIDRGVVSWDQPYWRDEHASTMSKRNLDQSGLSTSSASSGGISSLQLTELIQNAVKEYANHGLPGEVGAFLDFVKSHFPPLRNSQVPGTSNDKGEKIIISFDTLEEDIYLSVQKEMHDSLHSKFYGDEIFSEVVRGEDSMSVLHVKYIAALSRELAENHSTSVSAHNVHTLVEHLQPTAFNEIGPTDCDGIYLSSCGHAVHQGCLDRYLSSLKERFARRIVFEGGHIVDPEQGEFLCPVCRRLANCTLPAYPRESQNIWNPATSSVGSLSRVSGHLNKSTERGNPLYIQQAVALLQSAAKAVGRNKVLKDISVHGHRKVSHDLEVVSLVLSKMYFSEKQDKLISSSRINPSILMWDMLKYSLISMEIAARSKTDMNPNIGLNTLYKELKTSGGFVLSLLLKVIQRVKCEDSLLLLQRFCGIQRFADSICSGMSNENASDSCGRGILHILTSLRVELPQFDIQFLSRGSDPVLAHDPFASLMWVLFCLPFPFLSCRESLLSLVHIFYLVSVAQAIISSFIKSQCKVDELGFSDSLVADICKIMEESEYARQYFVSNYTEPSCNVKDMIRSLTFPYLRRCALLLKLLNSCALVPIFYGETALETYLAGNNMIDNNTLELNEIEKLEKMFEILPLDIVFKDGTSRALVSKWFCHFNKEFELQRSKNIKHCTPAVPFQLIRLPHVYHDLLQRYIKKRCPDCKHVIDDPALCLLCGRLCSPSWKSCCRESGCQAHANICAAGTGVFLLIRRTTILLQRSARQAPWPSPYLDAFGEEDIEMRRGKPLYLNEERYAALSYMVACHGLDRSSKVLGQTTIGSIFMI, encoded by the exons ATGGACGACATGGATATTGGTTCCCCTTCTGAATCTGCGCCACTTAAGCCGCGTGATCGAATTCTGCGG CGACTAGCTGTACTTGGAGTTCCTGATGAGCTATTGGATCAACTTTTTCGTGGTTTAGTTTCTTTTGTCAAGGACAACAAGTTTCTGATACCGCAGCTGGTGTCTGCAATTTTGCCTACTGATGTCGAAGTGGTAGAAGTTATACGAGATGCTAAAGCAGGGTCTAAAAAATCTCTGACGGGCCCAACCATGAAAACTCAATTCCGTGAAAGCATGATGTGGTTACAGTGGTTGATGTTTGAAGGTGAACCAGCTTATGCTCTGAAGAATCTGTCAAAAATGAGTATTGGCCAGCGTGGTGTATGTGGTGCTGTTTGGGGCCACAATGATATAGCTTATAGGTGCCGCACTTGTGAACATGACCCAACTTGTGCAATTTGTGTCCCTTGCTTTCAGAGTGGAAACCACCAGGACCACGATTACTCCATAATTTATACAGGTGGCGGTTGCTGTGATTGTGGTGATGCGACAGCATGGAAGCGGGAAGGGTTTTGCTCAAAGCATAAAGGTGCAGAACAGATACAACCTCTTCCAGAGGAATTTGTTAAATCCGTAGGGCCTATACTTGATGCACTCTTCACTTCTTGGAAAAACAAACTCTTGTCTGCCGAAGATATTAGCGTGGAAGACCCTAAATTGAGTGACCGTGTTACAGAGCATAAAAAGGTTGCAAATGAGTTAACATTTGCTGTTGTTGAGATGCTTTTGGACTTCTGCAAATACAGTGAAAGTTTACTCAGCTTTGTTTCGAAGAGGGTGATTTCTTCGGCTGGCTTATTGGATATTTTGGTGAGGTTAGAGAGGCTTTTAAATGATAGCGTAGTGAAGAAAGTCCACGAGTTACTTCTAAAATTGCTGGGAGAACCTATATTCAAATACGAATTTGCAAAagtttttttgaattattatccTACTGTTATCAGTGAAGCGATAGAAGACAGCAGTGACCACGCTCTTAAGAAGTATCCACTATTGCCAACTTTCTCAGTTCAAATATTCACAGTTCCAACACTTACTCCTTGTTTGGTGGAGGAAATGAACTTATTGTCCATCCTCTTGGGATGCTTAGAAGATATTTTCATTTCCTGCGTAAGTGAAGATGGTCGCCTGCAG GTAATAAAGTGGAGTAATTTGTATGAAACCACCATTCGTGTAGTTGAAGATGTTAGATTTGTTATGAGCCATGCTGTAGTGCCCAGATATGTAATCTATGAGCAGCAGGATATCCTAAGAACTTGGTTGAGACTGCTGACTTTTGTGCAAGGAATGGATCCTCAGAAGAGAGAAACAGGCCTCCacatagaagaagaaaatgaaaatgtccATTTACCTTTTGGTTTAGATCACTCTGTTGCTAATATTCATTCTCTATTGGTGAAGGAAGCATTTTCTCCTGCTAATAGTAGTAGTCGTGAAGATACAGCTGATGCAATGTCCTTCCAAACGTACAAGCAGAATGTGGATGATATAGATAATGTTAGGCACGCTAAAGTAGGACGTTTATCACAGGAAACTGCTGCATGTAATGTATTGGGAAAGGGTAGTAGATCCACATCTGCATCAAGAGTTGATGAAGTTTGTCTAGATAAAATTTCACCAACTATTATGTGGCTGACTTACGAGTGCTTGAAGATTATTGATAGTTGGTTGGCAACTGAAAGTACTTATGGAAGCATTCCAAATATGCTTGATGATAGCATCAGCCTGTCTCCTAGTTGCAAATCTTATTCATTGAGAAAAACATCTGCCCCATCCAAGATGGAGAAgggtaaatttatttttgagaaGCTTGCTAAAAGAAGCAAATACCATATTAGGCAATATTCCTCACGTATGTACAGTGGCCTTCAAATGAGTATTGACAATGAGCATGGTATAAGTTGTGGGGAGGACAGCCAATTGATGGATGTGACCAATGATACAGTTACTGATGAGGACTATGCCATGGAGGTTGATGCACTACATTCTCTAAGCTCATCCGCATGGCCAAACATTGTTTATGATGTCAGTTCCCAGGACATATCTATTCACATTCCATTACATCGGCTGCTTTCCTTGCTTTTACAGAAGGCATTGGGAAGCTGTTTTAGTGAATCTGTGGTGCTAAGTGCAACAGGTGCTAGTTCCTCAAATTTGTCATCTGAATATATGGACTTCTTTAAAAGTGTTCTTACAGACTGTCACCCGTACggtttttcttcatttgttaTGGAGCATCCTCTACGCATTAAAGTTTTTTGTGCTGAGGTTAATGCTGGAATGTGGCGGAGGAACGGAGATGCAGCACTATTGTCTTGTGAGTTGTATCGATCGATCCGCTG GTCAGAACAATGTCTGGAGCTTGATCTCTTTCTGCTGCAGTGTTGTGCGGCTATGGCTCCACCTGATCTTTATGTCAGTAGAATTATAGAACGCTTCCGGCTGTCAGACTATATTTCCCTAAATGTTGAACGCCCTAGTGA GTATGAGCCTACTTTAGTGCAAGAGATGCTCACATTGATCATTCAAATAGTCAATGAAAGGAGGTTTTGCGGACTTACAGTAGCAGAAAGCTTGAAGAGAGAGTTGATTTACAAGTTAGCAATCGGAGATGCTACTCATAGTCAACTGGTGAAAGCACTCCCTCGTGATCTTTCCAAGTGTCATCAGCTGCAGGAAATTTTGGATACAATTGCTGTCTATTCCAATCCCTCTGGATTTAATCAG GGAATGTATTCCTTACATTGGAAGTATTGGAAAGAATTGGATCTGTACCACCCTCGTTGGAGTTTACGAGATCTGCAGGTTGCTGAAGAACGATATTTGAGGTCATGTAGTGTCTCTGCTTTGACCTCACAGCTGCCTAAATGGACTAAAACCTATCCCCCTTTTAAAGGATTGGCTAGAATAGCTACTTGTAAAACAGTCCTTCAATTTGTTCGCGCTGTGCTGTTTTATTCTGTTTTTACTGAGAAATCAACTAAATCACGGGCTCCAGATAGTGTCCTGTTAAGTGCTCTGCACTTGCTAGCATTGGCATTGGATATTTGCTTTCAGCAAAAGGAATCAAGTGATCAATCATTTTATGGTCCAGATTCTATTCCCTTGCTTCTTTTTGCTGCTGAAGAAATTGATGAGGGTTTGGCATATGGTTTCGGCAGACAAAGCTTGTTATCTCTTCTTATTCTATTAATGAAAATGCACAAGAAGGAAGGGCGAGAAAACTTTTTGGAGGCTGGAAGTTGCAACCTATCCTCTCTGGTTGAAAGCTTGTTGAAGAAATTTTCAGAGGTTGATTCTCATTGTATGGGCAAAGTCCAGCAACTTGCGCCTGAAATTCTTGGTTACTTGTCAGAATCTTTGCCTAGTAGTAATAGTAATAGACCGAGCAGAAGTTCTGATAGTGAGAAGCGGAAAGCAAAGGCTCGAGAGAGACAGGCTGCCATATTG GAAAAAATGAGAGCCGAGCAATCAAAATTTTTGGCCAGTGTTGATGCTTCtgtggatgatgatgatccaGAATTTGGGCAAGAGTCTGAGAAGCCCGACGTCAGTGTTAGTGCCGAACAGTCTGAAACTGTTTGCTCGCTTTGCCATGATTCGAGTTCCAGCGTGCCTATTTCTTTTCTGACTCTTTTGCAG AAATCAAAGCTTGTGAGTTTAATTGATCGAGGTGTCGTGTCATGGGATCAACCTTACTGGAGAGATGAACATGCCTCAACAATGTCAAAAAGAAACCTTGATCAATCAGGACTAAGCACGTCCTCTGCAAGTTCAGGAGGGATTTCGTCTCTGCAGTTAACAGAGCTCATTCAGAATGCAGTAAAAGAATATGCCAATCATGGACTTCCTGGGGAAGTTGGCGCTTTTCTGGATTTTGTCAAGTCTCATTTTCCTCCTTTACGAAACAGTCAAGTGCCTGGTACATCAAATGATAAAGGAGAAAAGATAATAATCAGCTTTGATACATTGGAAGAAGATATTTATTTGTCTGTTCAAAAAGAAATGCACGATAGTCTGCATTCTAAATTCTATGGGGATGAAATTTTTTCTGAAGTTGTAAGAGGAGAAGATTCCATGTCTGTGCTGCATGTGAAATATATAGCTGCTCTATCAAGAGAGCTGGCAGAAAATCATTCAACTTCTGTAAGCGCTCATAATGTTCACACGCTGGTAGAACATTTGCAGCCTACtgcatttaatgaaattgGTCCTACAGACTGTGATGGAATTTATCTTTCTTCTTGTGGGCATGCTGTGCATCAAGGATGTCTTGATCGATACTTATCTTCACTGAAGGAAAG GTTTGCTCGAAGAATTGTATTTGAAGGAGGGCATATAGTTGATCCTGAGCAG GGAGAATTCTTGTGCCCAGTGTGTAGACGTCTTGCAAATTGCACTTTGCCTGCATATCCTAGGGAATCTCAAAACATTTGGAACCCGGCGACGAGTTCAGTTGGGAGTTTGTCACGGGTTTCAGGTCATCTTAACAAATCAACTGAAAGAGGGAATCCACTTTATATTCAGCAAGCAGTGGCTCTCCTGCAATCCGCAGCTAAGGCTGTTGGGAGGAATAAAGTGCTTAAAGATATTTCTGTACATGGACATAGAAAAGTAAGTCATGATCTTGAAGTTGTATCCCTTGTTCTGTCTAAGATGTATTTTTCTGAGAAACAGGATAAGTTAATAAGCTCCTCAAGGATTAATCCATCAATTCTTATGTGGGACATGCTCAAGTATtccctcatatcaatggaaaTTGCTGCCCGTAGTAAGACTGATATGAACCCCAATATTGGCCTGAATACGTTGTACAAGGAGCTTAAAACTTCTGGTGGTTTTGTATTGTCTTTATTGCTAAAAGTGATACAACGCGTTAAATGTGAGGATTCTCTCCTTTTGCTTCAAAGATTTTGTGGTATTCAAAGGTTTGCAGATTCCATCTGCTCTGGGATGTCCAATGAAAATGCTAGCGACTCATGTGGACGAG GTATCCTCCACATCTTGACCAGCCTTCGTGTGGAATTGCCACAATTTGATATCCAGTTCTTGAGCCGAGGATCTGATCCTGTTCTTGCCCATGACCCATTTGCATCGTTGATGTGGGTTCTCTTTTGTCTTCCTTTCCCCTTTTTATCGTGTAGGGAATCCTTGCTTTCCCTTGTGCATATCTTCTACCTGGTTTCTGTGGCCCAG GCTATAATCTCATCTTTCATCAAGTCTCAATGCAAGGTAGATGAGTTGGGCTTTAGCGATTCCTTGGTTGCTGATATTTGCAAAATTATGGAAGAATCTGAATATGCGCGAcagtattttgtttcaaattacaCAGAGCCGTCTTGTAATGTTAAGGACATGATACGTAGCTTGACTTTCCCTTATCTTCGGAGATGTGCACTACTTCTAAAACTACTAAATTCCTGTGCACTAGTGCCAATTTTTTATGGAGAGACTGCTTTAGAAACATATCTTGCCGGTAACAATATGATTGACAACAACACACTGGAACTCAACGAAATTGAGAAGCTTGAGAAAATGTTCGAAATTCTTCCATTGGATATTGTTTTTAAGGATGGAACCTCACGGGCACTTGTTTCGAAGTGGTTTTgtcattttaataaagaatttgAGTTGCAGAGGTCTAAAAACATAAAGCACTGCACACCTGCAGTACCTTTTCAATTAATTCGTCTGCCTCATGTTTACCACGATTTATTGCAGAG GTACATAAAAAAGCGATGCCCTGACTGCAAACACGTTATTGATGATCCTGCATTATGCCTGCTATGTGGTAGACTGTGCTCCCCAAGCTGGAAATCCTGTTGCAG GGAAAGTGGATGCCAAGCTCATGCAAATATCTGTGCTGCTGGCACTGGTGTGTTTTTGCTGATTAGG AGGACCACGATTTTACTGCAGAGATCTGCACGTCAGGCTCCTTGGCCATCTCCTTATTTGGATGCTTTTGGTGAGGAG GATATTGAAATGCGTCGGGGAAAGCCATTGTATTTGAATGAAGAGCGTTACGCTGCCCTTTCATATATG gttgcTTGTCATGGCCTTGATCGAAGTTCAAAGGTTCTAGGCCAGACTACAATTGGGTCCATCTTCATGATTTAA
- the LOC111791467 gene encoding transcription factor MYB3R-3-like has translation MEEAKQEEFCLENKQSTAATSSSVSEGSGCAAAKYPGMCSPAPTSPSHRRTSGPIRRAKGGWTPQEDETLRNAVAAFKGKNWKKIAEYFHDRSEVQCLHRWQKVLNPDLVKGPWTQEEDDKIIELVSKYGPTKWSLIAKSLPGRIGKQCRERWHNHLNPDIKKDAWTLEEELALMNAHRLHGNKWAEIARVLPGRTDNAIKNHWNSSLKKKLDFYLATGKLPPVAKNSSQNGARDTTRTPPTKNFPLYSSKGSDSTAQTSSGNTDMYKLEVSSKDQVESSTPPDEDMVASTSGVLNESADSRHANCWPGSSNITDPRCRKSGSARKNGTTTPGELENEISKLDDDKITQTPSRFESPKYGSLYYEPPQLESRIPVDSEFLSMYMYETNNSSIGSPIGIFTPPCVKTRDLSIHSPESILRIAARSFPTTPSILRKRKTETQTCLPPKQTQDGETETVISRESGQEETLNNGDSMMGSPNGSLCETPSNDHGPSRSNSKAFNASPPYRLTSKRTAILKSVEKQLEFAFDKEKNNHAVQSVESNGISSR, from the exons ATGGAAGAGGCGAAACAAGAAGAGTTTTGTCTCGAAAATAAACAATCTACGGCTGCTACGAGTTCCTCTGTCTCTGAAGGTAGTGGCTGCGCAGCTGCCAAGTATCCTGGGATGTGTAGTCCAGCACCAACATCTCCTTCCCATCG GAGAACCAGTGGCCCTATTCGTCGAGCTAAGGGTGGTTGGACTCCTCAAGAG gatgAGACGTTGAGAAATGCCGTTGCAGCTTTTAAGGGGaagaattggaagaaaatag CTGAGTACTTCCATGATAGATCAGAAGTTCAGTGTCTGCACAGATGGCAGAAGGTTCTCAATCCAGATCTTGTCAAAGGACCATGGACTCAGGAG GAAGATGATAAAATTATTGAGCTGGTATCGAAGTATGGGCCTACAAAATGGTCTTTGATAGCGAAATCTTTGCCAGGTCGCATAGGGAAACAATGCCGAGAGAG gTGGCACAATCATTTGAATCCAGATATAAAGAAGGATGCTTGGACATTAGAAGAAGAATTGGCCCTAATGAATGCACATCGGTTACATGGGAACAAATGGGCTGAAATAGCCAGGGTTTTACCTGGAAG GACTGACAATGCAATAAAAAATCATTGGAATAGTTCCTTGAAGAAAAAGCTAGATTTCTATTTGGCAACTGGGAAGCTTCCACCAGTTGCAAAAAATAGTTCCCAGAATGGTGCTAGAGATACTACTAGGACTCCACCTACTAAAAACTTTCCTCTGTACTCAAGTAAAGGATCAGACTCAACTGCCCAAACATCGTCGGGTAACACCGACATGTACAAATTGGAGGTAAGCAGTAAGGACCAGGTAGAGTCGTCAACGCCTCCTGATGAAGATATGGTTGCTTCAACAAGTGGGGTTTTGAATGAGTCTGCTGATTCCAGACACGCCAATTGCTGGCCGGGATCTTCAAATATCACAGATCCGAGATGCAGGAAATCTGGGTCAGCACGAAAGAATGGGACTACGACTCCTGGTGAACTGGAGAATGAGATTAGCAAATTAGATGATGATAAAATTACACAAACACCttcaagatttgaatctcCGAAGTATGGTTCACTATACTATGAGCCACCCCAACTAGAAAGTCGTATTCCAGTAGATTCTGAATTTTTAAGCATGTACATGTATGAGACAAATAATAGTTCAATCGGTTCGCCTATCGGTATCTTCACTCCTCCTTGTGTGAAGACTAGAGACTTGAGTATACACAGCCCAGAGTCGATATTGAGAATTGCGGCTCGAAGTTTCCCCACAACTCCTTCAATATTACGGAAGAGAAAGACAGAAACTCAAACTTGTCTCCCTCCTAAACAGACGCAGGATGGGGAGACAGAAACAGTCATCTCCCGAGAATCTGGTCAAGAAGAAACACTTAATAATGGTGACAGCATGATGGGTTCACCAAATGGAAGCTTATGCGAGACTCCTAGTAATGATCATGGCCCCAGCAGGTCAAACAGTAAGGCTTTCAATGCATCTCCTCCATACCGGTTAACATCCAAGCGAACAGCCATCTTAAAATCTGTGGAAAAGCAACTTGAGTTCGCATTTGACAAGGAGAAGAACAACCATGCTGTCCAGTCAGTAGAATCAAATGGAATCTCTTCCAGATAA